In Roseomonas fluvialis, one genomic interval encodes:
- a CDS encoding Hint domain-containing protein, with amino-acid sequence MSGWFPNPGATEGNDSFTGTAGADTAEGFGGDDTLQGEGGNDRLLGGTGADLLTGGEGNDVLGASGIGLVTSAGPVADTLLGGAGDDSLYSTDHSNSLVTRGDSLVGGEGNDTAFIVLGQAAPLIGLTLSFVPDAAGVFTLTGAAADLSPFVVSEVEQIFFIGSSEANRIEGRLDVGNDTINGTGGDDTLRGWAGADSLVGEADRDLLEGGEGRDTLDGGSEADTLSGDAGNDVLRGGAGTDSLLGGADNDLLVDLAGNDALDGGDGNDSLLGGADNDTLLGGAGNDSLNSEAGDDLILGGEGRDTAFGGDGADTILGEGGSDSLRGGTGNDSLDGGAGDDSIEDGDNSLSGADTVVGGDGNDWLVSRSGGDSVVGGDGYDRLIFRHTQQFFNDPVSGPPLDFRPVDSATPTPLGEGSTVVGVEVFDIIGSNLNDTIQGLDGEDSLNGNGGADLLLAGAGDNLLVDANYRFNNDADTMIAGGGNDRIITTGGADSIDGGSGEDTLTLGGVTGVSDANIPTDFRPVDSETPASLGVIGGSVVGVEVFNFTGGAGDDTFFGLDGNDSLDGGTGADLIAGRGGNDTLEGGNPSIDGAPDTMLGGDGDDLLLQGSGFEGRGAAYIDGGEDFDTLQMTRPATLSIAPMDFNPVSSTIEASTGDGVTVINVERFVIAGSERNDTIGGLENDDSLSGERGDDLLRGQGGNDTLSGHGGSPTNLRGNDTLEGGSGDDLLVSQDNIPDGTGGADRLDGGEGDDLAIIFRNQVTAADKVLNFTPQDTQEAALGDGGVVLGVERFQIRGTTLGDTISGLVEGGGGDTIEGEGGNDSLLGQVGDDSLRDGDFRAPGDDTMLGGVGSDTIESWGGHDSLIGGDSLAGPDGDDDTGIDLAVLYRFQGSDTLDFRPVDADSQTELGDGTTLAGFERFFIIAGAARDTLAGLDDADTFAGGGGDDSLQGQGGADSLAGDAAIDTLEGGDGADTLDGGQGGDWLHGGADGDIADYRYSSAGVTVSLTPGAAQSGGDAAGDTLTDIEGLAGSDHNDWLSGLDDAPDTLLGGGGDDTIVATGGADVLDGGSRVTFGFGSGFATVPGHDLLDAGADTAGVVIDLAAQTVAGGLLEGDSIARFEDAAGGTGDDSILGDGGANTLLGRGGDDTITGGAGNDRIDAGSDGDLAFWRAGDGDDTIQFGAGSDTLHLAGWTGDETDDWTETTETDGARLFSFGAGGSVRAYGLETVTCFLAGTMIATPTGEVPIETLRAGDMVLTGSDGGIPQGVVWMGRTRVAVAGRADPIGVAPVLIRAGALGGGLPRRDLRVSPEHGMLLDGHLVPALLLVNGRSIVQEAWRAEAAYWHIELPAHGLVLAEGAASETYFDDGNRDLFDNHAVTSLFKDFRPCAPSPRYEAAACRPVLRGGAALARLRARLEGVAAAMRGRAAS; translated from the coding sequence ATGTCGGGTTGGTTTCCGAACCCTGGGGCAACCGAGGGCAATGACAGCTTCACCGGCACCGCCGGCGCCGATACCGCGGAGGGGTTCGGCGGCGACGACACGCTGCAGGGCGAGGGCGGCAACGACCGGCTGCTGGGAGGGACCGGCGCCGATCTGCTGACCGGCGGCGAGGGCAACGACGTTCTTGGCGCCTCCGGCATCGGCCTCGTGACGTCAGCCGGACCTGTTGCCGACACGCTTCTCGGCGGTGCGGGGGATGATTCGCTCTACAGCACCGACCACTCGAACTCGCTCGTCACCCGGGGTGACAGCCTGGTCGGCGGCGAGGGGAACGACACCGCGTTCATCGTGCTGGGCCAGGCCGCACCCCTGATCGGACTGACCCTCAGCTTCGTGCCGGATGCGGCCGGCGTCTTCACGCTCACGGGGGCCGCCGCGGACCTCTCGCCCTTCGTGGTGAGCGAGGTGGAGCAGATTTTCTTCATCGGCAGCAGCGAAGCGAACCGGATCGAGGGTCGGCTCGATGTCGGCAACGACACGATCAACGGCACGGGGGGCGACGACACGCTGCGCGGCTGGGCCGGCGCCGACAGCCTGGTGGGAGAGGCGGACCGCGACCTGCTGGAAGGCGGCGAGGGCCGCGACACGCTGGATGGCGGCTCGGAGGCTGACACGCTCTCGGGCGATGCGGGCAACGACGTGCTGCGCGGCGGTGCCGGCACGGACAGCCTGCTGGGCGGGGCGGACAACGACCTGCTGGTGGACCTTGCGGGCAACGACGCGCTCGATGGTGGGGATGGCAATGACAGCCTGCTGGGTGGCGCCGACAACGACACGCTGCTGGGTGGGGCGGGCAATGACAGCCTGAACAGCGAGGCTGGCGACGACCTGATCCTGGGTGGCGAGGGCCGCGACACCGCGTTCGGTGGCGATGGCGCCGACACCATCCTGGGTGAGGGCGGCAGCGATTCGCTGCGCGGCGGCACCGGCAATGACAGCCTCGACGGCGGCGCGGGCGACGATTCGATCGAAGATGGCGACAACTCGCTCTCCGGTGCCGACACCGTGGTCGGCGGCGACGGCAACGACTGGCTGGTCAGCCGTTCGGGCGGCGATTCCGTGGTGGGTGGCGATGGGTACGACAGGCTGATCTTCCGCCACACACAGCAGTTCTTCAACGACCCGGTCAGCGGGCCGCCGCTCGACTTCCGCCCGGTCGACAGCGCCACGCCCACGCCGCTTGGCGAAGGCAGCACGGTGGTGGGCGTCGAGGTCTTCGACATCATCGGGTCGAACCTGAACGACACGATCCAGGGCCTCGACGGGGAGGATTCGCTCAACGGCAATGGCGGCGCCGACCTGCTGTTGGCCGGTGCGGGCGACAACCTGCTGGTCGACGCCAACTACCGCTTCAACAACGACGCCGACACCATGATCGCCGGCGGCGGCAACGACCGGATCATCACGACTGGCGGCGCGGACAGCATCGATGGCGGGTCCGGCGAGGACACGCTTACGCTCGGCGGCGTGACCGGCGTATCCGATGCAAACATTCCCACGGATTTCCGGCCGGTCGACAGTGAGACGCCGGCCTCATTGGGGGTTATCGGCGGCTCGGTCGTCGGCGTCGAGGTGTTCAATTTCACGGGTGGCGCCGGCGACGACACCTTCTTCGGCCTGGACGGCAACGACAGCCTGGACGGCGGCACCGGCGCCGACCTGATCGCCGGGCGCGGCGGCAATGACACGCTGGAAGGCGGCAATCCTAGCATCGACGGCGCGCCCGACACGATGCTGGGGGGCGATGGCGACGACCTGCTGCTGCAGGGAAGCGGGTTCGAGGGGCGCGGCGCCGCCTATATCGACGGCGGCGAGGATTTCGACACGCTGCAAATGACGCGGCCCGCCACGCTGTCGATCGCGCCGATGGACTTCAACCCGGTCAGCAGCACGATCGAGGCCTCGACCGGTGACGGCGTCACGGTCATCAACGTCGAGCGCTTCGTGATCGCCGGCAGCGAGCGGAACGACACGATCGGCGGGCTCGAGAACGACGATTCCCTGAGCGGCGAACGCGGCGACGACCTGCTGCGCGGCCAGGGCGGCAACGACACCCTCAGCGGCCATGGCGGGTCGCCCACCAACTTGCGCGGCAACGATACGCTCGAGGGCGGTTCGGGCGACGACCTGCTGGTCAGCCAGGACAATATCCCCGATGGAACCGGCGGCGCCGACCGCCTCGATGGCGGCGAGGGCGACGACCTCGCGATCATCTTCCGCAACCAGGTCACGGCGGCGGACAAGGTGCTGAACTTCACGCCGCAGGACACGCAGGAGGCGGCACTCGGCGACGGCGGCGTGGTGCTCGGCGTCGAGCGGTTCCAGATCCGCGGTACGACGCTCGGCGACACCATCTCCGGCCTGGTCGAGGGCGGCGGCGGCGACACCATCGAGGGCGAGGGCGGCAATGACAGCCTGCTCGGCCAGGTCGGCGATGACAGCTTGCGCGACGGCGACTTCCGGGCGCCCGGCGACGACACGATGCTGGGCGGCGTCGGCAGCGACACCATCGAAAGCTGGGGCGGCCATGACAGCCTGATCGGCGGCGACAGCCTGGCCGGGCCGGACGGGGACGACGACACCGGCATCGACCTCGCGGTGCTGTACCGCTTCCAGGGCTCGGACACGCTCGATTTCCGCCCGGTGGACGCAGACTCGCAGACCGAACTGGGCGACGGCACGACGCTCGCCGGCTTCGAGCGGTTCTTCATCATCGCCGGCGCGGCGCGCGATACGCTGGCGGGGCTGGACGATGCCGACACCTTCGCCGGCGGCGGCGGTGACGACAGCCTGCAGGGCCAGGGCGGCGCCGACAGCCTGGCTGGCGATGCGGCGATCGACACGCTTGAGGGCGGTGACGGCGCCGATACGCTGGACGGCGGCCAGGGTGGCGACTGGCTCCACGGCGGCGCAGATGGCGACATCGCCGACTACCGGTACTCCAGCGCGGGCGTCACGGTCTCGCTGACGCCTGGCGCGGCACAGTCCGGCGGCGATGCGGCGGGCGATACGTTGACCGACATCGAGGGACTGGCCGGCAGCGACCACAATGACTGGCTGTCAGGGCTGGACGACGCGCCCGACACGCTGCTGGGCGGTGGCGGGGACGACACGATCGTCGCGACCGGCGGGGCGGACGTGCTCGATGGCGGCAGCCGCGTCACCTTCGGCTTCGGCAGCGGCTTCGCGACGGTGCCCGGGCACGACCTGCTCGATGCCGGGGCGGACACCGCCGGCGTCGTCATCGACCTTGCCGCGCAGACTGTCGCCGGGGGGCTGCTGGAGGGCGACAGCATCGCCCGCTTCGAGGATGCCGCCGGCGGGACGGGCGATGATTCCATCCTGGGCGATGGCGGGGCGAATACGCTGCTCGGCCGCGGCGGCGACGACACCATCACCGGCGGCGCGGGCAACGACAGGATCGATGCCGGCAGCGATGGCGACCTCGCCTTCTGGCGCGCCGGCGATGGCGACGACACGATCCAGTTCGGCGCGGGCAGCGACACGCTGCATCTTGCGGGCTGGACCGGCGACGAGACCGACGACTGGACCGAGACCACCGAGACCGACGGCGCAAGGCTGTTCAGCTTCGGCGCCGGTGGATCGGTGCGTGCCTATGGGCTCGAGACCGTCACCTGCTTCCTCGCCGGCACCATGATCGCGACACCCACCGGCGAGGTGCCGATCGAGACGTTGCGTGCCGGCGACATGGTGCTGACGGGATCGGATGGCGGCATCCCGCAGGGCGTGGTCTGGATGGGCCGCACACGCGTGGCGGTCGCCGGGCGCGCCGACCCGATCGGCGTGGCGCCGGTGCTGATCCGCGCCGGCGCGCTGGGCGGCGGTTTGCCGCGGCGCGACCTGCGCGTCTCACCCGAGCACGGCATGCTGCTGGACGGCCATCTGGTGCCGGCGCTGCTGCTGGTGAACGGCCGCAGCATCGTGCAGGAGGCGTGGCGGGCCGAGGCAGCCTATTGGCACATCGAGCTGCCCGCGCATGGCCTGGTGCTGGCAGAGGGCGCCGCCAGCGAAACCTATTTCGACGACGGCAACCGCGACCTGTTCGACAACCACGCGGTCACTTCGCTGTTCAAGGACTTCCGTCCCTGCGCGCCAAGCCCGCGCTATGAGGCCGCCGCCTGCCGGCCGGTGCTGCGCGGCGGGGCAGCGCTGGCGCGGCTGCGCGCGCGACTGGAGGGGGTCGCGGCCGCGATGCGCGGGCGTGCGGCGAGCTGA
- the hydA gene encoding dihydropyrimidinase, translating to MPDYDLAVRGGQVATGFGTARCDIGVKDGRIVAIAERITDAARTIEADGLLVLPGGVDSHCHIEEPSRGGYASTGAAEPPVTVNEESFATASASAFAGGTTSVVCFIPQWKGFGVWDRYVDYRARAAKGMLDHSFHQIISDPTDAVMDEEVPRVVAEGVRSLKVFLTYEPLHLNDAQYLRVLTKARELGCLVTVHCENYEAINWRTQELLKHGMTAPKYHAWARPPIVEREATHRAIALAELVDQPIQVFHVSCAEAAEEIARAQARGVKVWGETCPQYVALTAADMDRPGFEGAKFMCSPAPRTKEEHARIWEMIRRGTLDVISSDHCAFSFEGDKGKRSNGANAVFRDIPNGIPGFAARLPIIFSEGVSKGRISLDDFVRLTATQPARLMGLAPRKGMIAVGADADLALWDPTKKVTLTNALMQHAIDYTPYEGMEVTGWPVATIRRGEVVMRDGKVQAEPGTGRFLPRGPYDMIRPRGITPDGFDPAPFR from the coding sequence ATGCCAGACTACGACCTCGCGGTACGCGGCGGCCAGGTGGCCACGGGCTTCGGCACCGCGCGCTGCGACATCGGCGTCAAGGACGGCCGCATCGTCGCCATCGCCGAGCGCATCACCGACGCTGCCCGCACCATCGAGGCCGACGGCCTGCTGGTCCTGCCAGGCGGCGTCGACAGCCATTGCCACATCGAGGAACCCTCGCGCGGCGGCTACGCCAGTACGGGTGCCGCCGAACCGCCGGTCACGGTCAACGAGGAATCCTTCGCGACCGCCTCCGCCTCGGCCTTCGCCGGCGGCACCACCTCCGTCGTGTGCTTCATCCCGCAATGGAAGGGTTTCGGCGTCTGGGACCGCTACGTAGATTACCGCGCCCGCGCGGCGAAAGGGATGCTCGACCATTCCTTCCATCAGATCATCTCCGACCCGACCGACGCGGTGATGGATGAGGAGGTGCCACGCGTGGTCGCCGAGGGCGTGCGCAGCCTGAAGGTCTTCCTCACCTACGAACCGCTGCACCTGAACGACGCGCAGTACCTGCGCGTGCTGACCAAGGCGCGCGAACTGGGCTGCCTGGTCACCGTGCATTGCGAGAACTACGAGGCGATCAACTGGCGCACGCAGGAACTGCTCAAGCACGGCATGACCGCGCCGAAGTACCACGCCTGGGCGCGCCCGCCGATCGTCGAGCGCGAAGCCACACACCGCGCCATCGCCCTGGCCGAACTGGTGGACCAACCGATCCAGGTCTTCCACGTGAGCTGCGCCGAGGCCGCCGAGGAAATCGCCCGCGCCCAGGCTCGCGGCGTGAAGGTCTGGGGCGAGACCTGCCCGCAATACGTGGCCCTGACCGCCGCCGACATGGACCGCCCCGGCTTCGAGGGGGCGAAGTTCATGTGCAGCCCCGCCCCGCGCACGAAGGAGGAACACGCCCGCATCTGGGAGATGATCCGCCGCGGCACGCTCGACGTCATCTCGTCGGACCATTGCGCCTTCTCGTTCGAGGGCGACAAGGGCAAGCGGTCCAACGGCGCCAACGCCGTGTTCCGGGACATCCCGAACGGCATCCCCGGCTTCGCCGCGCGGCTGCCGATCATCTTCAGCGAGGGTGTGTCCAAGGGTCGCATCAGCCTGGACGATTTCGTGCGCCTGACCGCTACGCAACCCGCGCGGCTGATGGGCCTCGCCCCGCGCAAGGGCATGATCGCGGTGGGCGCGGATGCCGACCTCGCGCTGTGGGATCCGACGAAGAAGGTGACACTCACCAATGCGCTGATGCAGCACGCGATCGACTACACGCCCTACGAAGGGATGGAGGTCACCGGCTGGCCGGTCGCGACCATTCGCCGCGGCGAGGTCGTGATGCGCGACGGAAAGGTGCAGGCCGAACCCGGCACCGGCCGCTTCCTGCCGCGCGGCCCCTACGACATGATCCGACCGCGCGGCATCACGCCGGACGGCTTCGACCCGGCGCCGTTCAGGTGA